A genomic region of Phragmites australis chromosome 2, lpPhrAust1.1, whole genome shotgun sequence contains the following coding sequences:
- the LOC133897696 gene encoding uncharacterized protein LOC133897696 isoform X2: MAAAAEAPGASFSPEENRLLQSLADRGWRFRDPTDEAIQALLHASPSPSPEAVESKLVDMNLRMFGGKSLPDRATASATAKRLSYLHGPIVLQVVSVRDIYRSSIDASFKNPQQRRLLRFGLTDGISEAVAIEFSPISFITEEIAPGTKIRLENKIPINDGILCLSARNVSVMGGTVQSLYEEWQMNQKFTGLSRPSLRLSQSDDGIGPPPFEKLDTEARPCRTTKVQAYPDHKARKLAVSRDHVPVNSGGKPMNEDSSDVNKETTSSKLESNQISSDSRPKEVSEAVPVQNQAAAQKLLQKMAQAGPEDRHGRGHRFKGKGKQEDTEVFTLDEWEKRKAIGSRSTAESYIQDTSRDEELARQLQEQLDLEDIHGGAESSDAERLRMSMFSFSGPDEMGDGRRDFRGRGRARGRGRGRGRGQGRGRF, encoded by the exons atggcggcggcggcggaagcgCCTGGTGCATCGTTCTCTCCCGAGGAGAACAGGCTCCTGCAGTCCCTCGCTGACCGGGGATGGCGATTCCGCGACCCCACCGACGAGGCCATCCAGGCCCTCCTCCACGCCTccccctcgccgtcgccggagGCCGTGGAGTCCAAGCTCGTGGACATGAACTTGAGGATGTTCGGCGGAAAGTCCCTCCCCGACCGGGCCACCGCCTCCGCCACGGCGAAGCGGCTTTCATACCTCCACGGCCCTATCGTCCTGCAG GTAGTCTCTGTAAGAGATATATATCGCAGCAGCATTGATGCCTCCTTTAAGAACCCACAGCAGCGCCGTCTTCTACGCTTTGGTCTCACTGATGGGATATCTGAAGCAGTAGCCATAGAGTTTTCTCCTATTTCGTTCATCACTGAAGAGATAGCTCCAGGTACCAAG ATTCGCCTTGAGAATAAGATTCCAATAAATGATGGCATATTGTGCTTAAGTGCGAGAAATGTGAGTGTCATGGGGGGGACTGTCCAATCCTTGTATGAAGAATGGCAGATGAACCAGAAATTCACTGGCTTATCTCGTCCATCCTTGAGGTTGTCTCAAAGTGATGATGGAATTGGGCCCCCACCATTTGAGAAGTTAGATACTGAAGCACGTCCCTGCAGGACAACCAAAGTGCAAGCATATCCTG ATCATAAAGCTAGGAAGTTGGCAGTTAGTCGTGACCATGTGCCGGTTAATTCTGGTGGCAAACCTATGAATGAGGATTCAAGCGATGTGAACAAAGAGACTACATCAAGCAAGCTTGAATCCAATCAAATTAGCTCAGATAGTAGACCAAAAGAAG TCAGCGAAGCTGTTCCTGTTCAAAACCAAGCTGCTGCACAGAAGCTACTGCAGAAAATGGCCCAGGCTGGGCCTGAAGACAGGCATGGTCGGGGTCATAGATTCAAGGGCAAAGGCAAGCAAGAAGATACTGAGGTCTTTACCCTTGATGAATGGGAGAAGAGGAAGGCCATTGGTTCCAGGTCAACTGCAGAAAGCTACATTCAAGATACTAGCCGAGACGAGGAGTTGGCAAGGCAGCTGCAGGAGCAACTAGATTTAGAAGATATCCAT GGTGGGGCAGAGAGCTCGGATGCTGAACGTTTACGGATGAGCATGTTCAGCTTCAGTGGCCCTGATGAAATGGGTGATGGTAGAAGAGATTTTCGAGGGCGGGGGCGGGccaggggaaggggaaggggccGAGGGCGAGGCCAGGGCAGAGGAAGATTCTAG
- the LOC133897696 gene encoding uncharacterized protein LOC133897696 isoform X1 — MAAAAEAPGASFSPEENRLLQSLADRGWRFRDPTDEAIQALLHASPSPSPEAVESKLVDMNLRMFGGKSLPDRATASATAKRLSYLHGPIVLQVVSVRDIYRSSIDASFKNPQQRRLLRFGLTDGISEAVAIEFSPISFITEEIAPGTKIRLENKIPINDGILCLSARNVSVMGGTVQSLYEEWQMNQKFTGLSRPSLRLSQSDDGIGPPPFEKLDTEARPCRTTKVQAYPADHKARKLAVSRDHVPVNSGGKPMNEDSSDVNKETTSSKLESNQISSDSRPKEVSEAVPVQNQAAAQKLLQKMAQAGPEDRHGRGHRFKGKGKQEDTEVFTLDEWEKRKAIGSRSTAESYIQDTSRDEELARQLQEQLDLEDIHGGAESSDAERLRMSMFSFSGPDEMGDGRRDFRGRGRARGRGRGRGRGQGRGRF; from the exons atggcggcggcggcggaagcgCCTGGTGCATCGTTCTCTCCCGAGGAGAACAGGCTCCTGCAGTCCCTCGCTGACCGGGGATGGCGATTCCGCGACCCCACCGACGAGGCCATCCAGGCCCTCCTCCACGCCTccccctcgccgtcgccggagGCCGTGGAGTCCAAGCTCGTGGACATGAACTTGAGGATGTTCGGCGGAAAGTCCCTCCCCGACCGGGCCACCGCCTCCGCCACGGCGAAGCGGCTTTCATACCTCCACGGCCCTATCGTCCTGCAG GTAGTCTCTGTAAGAGATATATATCGCAGCAGCATTGATGCCTCCTTTAAGAACCCACAGCAGCGCCGTCTTCTACGCTTTGGTCTCACTGATGGGATATCTGAAGCAGTAGCCATAGAGTTTTCTCCTATTTCGTTCATCACTGAAGAGATAGCTCCAGGTACCAAG ATTCGCCTTGAGAATAAGATTCCAATAAATGATGGCATATTGTGCTTAAGTGCGAGAAATGTGAGTGTCATGGGGGGGACTGTCCAATCCTTGTATGAAGAATGGCAGATGAACCAGAAATTCACTGGCTTATCTCGTCCATCCTTGAGGTTGTCTCAAAGTGATGATGGAATTGGGCCCCCACCATTTGAGAAGTTAGATACTGAAGCACGTCCCTGCAGGACAACCAAAGTGCAAGCATATCCTG CAGATCATAAAGCTAGGAAGTTGGCAGTTAGTCGTGACCATGTGCCGGTTAATTCTGGTGGCAAACCTATGAATGAGGATTCAAGCGATGTGAACAAAGAGACTACATCAAGCAAGCTTGAATCCAATCAAATTAGCTCAGATAGTAGACCAAAAGAAG TCAGCGAAGCTGTTCCTGTTCAAAACCAAGCTGCTGCACAGAAGCTACTGCAGAAAATGGCCCAGGCTGGGCCTGAAGACAGGCATGGTCGGGGTCATAGATTCAAGGGCAAAGGCAAGCAAGAAGATACTGAGGTCTTTACCCTTGATGAATGGGAGAAGAGGAAGGCCATTGGTTCCAGGTCAACTGCAGAAAGCTACATTCAAGATACTAGCCGAGACGAGGAGTTGGCAAGGCAGCTGCAGGAGCAACTAGATTTAGAAGATATCCAT GGTGGGGCAGAGAGCTCGGATGCTGAACGTTTACGGATGAGCATGTTCAGCTTCAGTGGCCCTGATGAAATGGGTGATGGTAGAAGAGATTTTCGAGGGCGGGGGCGGGccaggggaaggggaaggggccGAGGGCGAGGCCAGGGCAGAGGAAGATTCTAG